From the genome of Bifidobacterium asteroides, one region includes:
- a CDS encoding xylulokinase — MNEILVAGVDTSTQSCKVRVTEAQTGRLVRFGKAPHPAGTCVDPMAWWKAFQEAARQAGGLDDVSAISVGGQQHGMVLLDRQGQVIRDALLWNDTRSAPDADDLIIRLAKSKTGEAESARAENNGPNKNPDSDQDLVMRGKQAWVRAVGSSPVASLTITKVAWISRVEPDNAKAISAICLPHDWLSWVIAGHGPAADPETEPGLEDLFTDRSDASGTGYYDPAADRYRRDLLAMALPDGMAEHVILPKVLGPHQVGAKADPRIAGRDVPGGCIIAPGGGDNAMTALGLAMQVGDVSISLGTSGVAAAVSPVPAYDMSASVTGFADATGHWLSLACTINASRILDAGSAALGTDYDGLAELAEKSSPGAEGITLIPYFDGERTPNRPDAHARLEGLTLANTTRTNLARAFVEGLLCSQRDCLELLKRLGTTVARILLVGGGAKSPAVRAYAPRILGMDVQLPRPDEYVAIGAARQAAWTLTGEEEPPSWSVDIETTLTGAPCEQVYQQYLHWRG, encoded by the coding sequence ATGAATGAGATCCTGGTGGCGGGAGTGGACACATCGACCCAGTCCTGCAAGGTGAGGGTCACCGAGGCTCAGACTGGTCGGCTAGTCCGCTTTGGCAAGGCTCCCCATCCGGCAGGCACATGCGTTGATCCCATGGCCTGGTGGAAGGCCTTTCAGGAGGCTGCGAGGCAGGCGGGAGGTCTGGACGATGTCTCGGCCATCAGCGTGGGCGGCCAGCAGCACGGCATGGTGCTGCTGGACCGCCAGGGGCAGGTAATCAGGGATGCCCTGCTCTGGAACGATACGCGTTCGGCTCCTGATGCCGACGATCTCATCATCCGGCTAGCCAAATCCAAGACCGGCGAGGCTGAAAGCGCTCGTGCGGAAAACAATGGGCCAAACAAGAACCCGGATTCAGACCAGGACCTGGTCATGCGGGGCAAACAAGCCTGGGTGCGGGCTGTGGGTTCCTCCCCCGTAGCCTCGTTGACCATCACCAAAGTAGCCTGGATCAGCCGGGTGGAGCCGGATAATGCAAAGGCTATCTCGGCTATCTGCCTCCCCCACGACTGGCTGAGCTGGGTCATCGCCGGCCACGGCCCTGCTGCCGACCCCGAGACTGAACCCGGGCTGGAGGACCTCTTCACTGATCGCTCTGATGCTTCCGGCACCGGCTACTATGACCCCGCTGCCGACCGCTACCGGCGTGACCTGCTGGCCATGGCCCTACCCGACGGCATGGCCGAGCATGTGATCCTACCTAAGGTTCTTGGCCCCCACCAGGTCGGAGCCAAGGCCGACCCCCGCATCGCCGGCAGGGATGTGCCCGGAGGCTGCATCATCGCGCCAGGCGGCGGAGACAACGCCATGACTGCGCTGGGACTGGCCATGCAGGTGGGCGACGTATCCATCTCCCTGGGAACCTCGGGGGTCGCTGCTGCGGTCAGCCCGGTCCCCGCCTACGACATGAGCGCCTCGGTAACCGGATTCGCTGATGCCACCGGCCACTGGCTGTCCCTGGCCTGCACCATCAACGCATCACGCATCCTGGATGCAGGCTCAGCCGCCTTGGGAACTGATTATGACGGTCTGGCGGAGCTGGCGGAGAAGTCCTCGCCGGGAGCCGAGGGCATCACCCTGATCCCCTACTTCGACGGCGAACGCACCCCGAACCGCCCTGATGCCCACGCCAGGCTGGAGGGACTGACCCTGGCCAACACAACCCGCACCAACCTGGCCAGAGCATTCGTGGAGGGCCTGCTCTGCTCCCAGCGTGACTGCCTGGAGCTGTTGAAACGGCTGGGCACCACGGTCGCCAGGATCCTTTTGGTCGGCGGCGGTGCCAAGTCCCCAGCGGTCAGAGCCTATGCCCCGAGAATCCTAGGCATGGATGTGCAGCTGCCCCGGCCGGACGAGTACGTGGCCATCGGTGCGGCCCGCCAGGCAGCCTGGACTCTGACAGGAGAAGAGGAACCTCCATCCTGGTCTGTGGACATCGAGACCACACTGACGGGCGCACCCTGCGAGCAGGTTTACCAGCAGTACCTGCATTGGCGGGGATGA